Within the Fusobacterium sp. DD2 genome, the region TGCTCATGGAATAAATATAGAAGTTTTTCATAGAGTTGCAACTATTGCTTCTGGTGGTCTTGATTCTTTACCACATTGTGGTGCTGTATTAACTCTTTTAGCAGTTACAAAAATGACTCATAAAGACTCTTATAATGATATTGGAATGGTTTCTTGTGTGATTCCTGTATTTGCCTTAGCAGTAGTTATTATCTTAGGTATGGTTGGAGTTGTTTAATATATATGTCTTTTAAAAATAGAGTGCTATGCACTCTATTTTTATTTTAACAGTCTATTTTTTTATTTGGAGATTTGATATAATATAATTGGAGGTATATTGATGATAAACGAACAAAACAATGAAACTATAATTGATCTTTTAAATAAAAATATGAAAATAATACAAAGAACTGACCACTTTGCATTTTGCATAGATTCACTTCTTATTTCTGAATTTGCATCACTTACAAGAAATACAAATAGAATTGCAGATTTAGGTACAGGAAATGGTGTTATTCCACTTTTTTTGTCTAAAAGAACAAAGGCTAAAATATATGGAGTAGAAATTCAACCAATATCCAGTGATCTAGCTACAAGAAATGTAAAACTTAACAATTTAGAAAATCAGATTGAGATAATCAACGACGATATGAAAAATTGGAAAGCGCATTTCAGACCTAACTCAATGGATTTAGTTGTTTCAAATCCACCTTTTTTTAAATTCAGTGGAGAGAAAAAACAGCTCAATAACTTAAATCAACTTACTTTAGCAAGACATGAGATATCTATTAACCTGGATAGTCTAGTGGAAACTGCAAGTAAGCTTTTAAAAGATAAAGGATATTTTACACTGGTTCACAGGGTGGATAGACTTATGGATATACTTGACACTTTTAAAAAATATGATATTGAACCTAAAAGAATTCAATTCTGTTATTCTAAATTAGGTAAAGAGGGGAAGATTCTTCTCATAGAGGGTGTTAAATATGGAAATCCGGGACTTCGTGTGTTACCGCCACTAATCACTCATGATGATAATGGAAATTATTCTGCAACTGTTTTAGAGATGTTTAAATAGCCGTCAGGGGGAAAGATGCTATGGGAAATCTTGAAAACAAAATTTTAAACCTTGCTAATAAAGCTGGAAAAATTGCTCTTGAAAATGGAGCAGAAACCTATAGAGTTGAAACAATAATATCTCAAATATGCAAAAGATATAATCTGAGTTGTCAATGTTTTGTCTCTATAACTGGAATTATAACCTCAGTTAAAAATGAACAGGGAGAAACTTTCTCATCTGTTGAAAGAATAACTGCCAGAACAATCAATCTAAACAAAGTTCATATGCTCAATGATATTGTAAGAAACTTAGAAACATATACTTTTGATGAGTTGGTATGGGCTATTGATGATGTTTTAGTAAATAGAAGATACAGTAAAATTCTTAACTGCCTTGCATACTGCTTTGGTGCTTTTTCTTTCGCATTTCTATTCAATGGCGGACTTCATGATGCAATCATTGCATCTATAGGTGGAGGTCTGATATTTATAATTTCAGATTTTGCTACTAAAGTTCAATCTAATAGCTTTTTTCTAAATACTTTAGGTGGGTTTTTATGTACTCTAACCTCCTATCTTGGAGTGAGATTAGGTTTTACTAAAACTGTTTCTTTATCAACTATTGGGACAATAATGCTACTTGTTCCAGGTATTGCTCTTACGAATGCAATAAGAGACCTTGCTGCTGGTGATCTTCTCTCAGGAATATCAAGAGCAGTTGAAGCATTTTTAGTTGGTGCAGCTCTTGCATGCGGCACTGGTTTTGCCCTATATCTCATTTATTTCTAGGAGGTACAAATGGAGACAAATACAATTATTCAGATACTGGCAGCTGTTGGAAGTACATTTGCCTTTGGAATTATATATAACTTAAAAGGAAAAAAGCTCATTTTTGCATCTATTGGTGGTGGAATTGGGTGGGCTGTATATGTTTTTTTTAAGTCTCATGGAAATAGTAATCCTGGTTCTTTTTTATTTGCAGCTATGGCAATAACTATATTCTCAGAGATTTCAGCAAGAGTTTTAAAAACTCCTGTTACTTCTACTCTCATAGCAAGTCTTATTCCACTGGTTCCAGGAAGTGGTGTATACTTTACTATGTCATATTTTGTGCAAGGTTATACAGAGATGGCAATATCCAAAGGGATTGAAACTCTCCTTATCACTGTTGCCATAACAGTAGGAATAGTCATGATTTCTGCCTTTTCTCAAATCTACTATAAGATTAAAAAATATGACTTAAAAAAACAGGCACAATTAAAAAAACAAAAATTTAAAAATAAATTATATAAGTAAATAAATAGTGCCAGGAGGTCATCCTCCTGGCACTATCTTTTTACAATAAAGGTTTAATCTTTAACATTTTATGAAAATATTAAATTTTAATTTATTAGCTACATACTTAATCATCTTCTGAGAACGTACACTATTTCCAGCCTTGTCCAAAGGAGGTGAAAATGCAGCTATTCCAGCTACTCCAGGTACTACAGCTAAAAGTCCTCCGCCTACACCACTCTTTCCAGGGAGTCCAACTGTATAAGCCCAGTCTCCAGAGCCATCGTATAGCCCTTCCATCATCATTTCAGCTAAAATTTTTGGTACATTTTCCTTAGATATGACCTTCTCTTTAGTCACTGGATTTATTCCACCATTTGCTAATGTTCCAGCTAAAGTTGCCAGCTCAATAGCTGATACGAGAGTTGAGCATTGACGGGTATATACTTCACACGCATCCATTGGATCACTGTACATATTCCCTGCTGAATATAATAACCATGCTATTGCACGATTATGGAAATTTGTAATCTGTTCTGACTGATTAACCTCATCTGAAAGAGCAACATCTTTACTCATAAGTTTTCTCTGATATTCTAAAATCTGATTCCATCTATCTTCTTTACTGCTGGCTTTTATTATACTAGTCGTAGACATTGCACCAGCATTTACAAGTGGCGATAGAGGTTTATCTTTGTGTAGTTCTAGAGCCGTTACAGAATTAAATGGAAGTCCAGTTGGACTATCTCCTATTTTTTTTCTTACAACCTCTGTCCCTGATTGCTCCATTGCAAGAGCTAAAGTACATACTTTGGAAATAGATTCTATTGCAAACCTATAATCTACGTCTCCAACAGTTATCTTATACCCCTCTGGAGTTACTATTGCAAGACCGCAAAGATCTGATGGAACTTTTGCCAAATATGGAATATAACTTGCATTTGCTCCACCTTCAAATTTTGAATATTTATCATAAGCTTCCTGAGCTACTTTTTTTATAATTTCTATATCCATGTTTCCTCCCTTTACAGATTCAACACAACTTTTATCTTATTTTAAGATTTTGATGATTCTTCATCTGTTTTTTCAGATTTTGCTTTCATCTCTTTTTCTTTTCTTTTTTTCTCAAAATGTTCTTCAACAAGTTCAATCATATGCCTGCTGGAATGATTTTGAAGTCCTGGATGTGTATTTTCCAACTGCCATGTAAATGGAGCAAACTCTGCATCTTCATCTTTCCAGTGATCTTTTTTATTATGATAAATAATAAATGGTATAGCACAGAAAATAATCATAAGAACTATTAGGAGTCCAACATACATCTGTGGACTTCCAACTTTTATCTGATCAGGCGGAATAAAACTAAATATCAATGCTATTGAAGAACCTGCAAATCCTGCACCACCTATTATCCACATTCCTAGATTTCCACCTGGTACTTTATATGCACGAGGTCTATTTGGCTGACTGTAACGTAGATATATTCCTGCTGCAAACATCAATAGATACATAAGTAGATAAAGAATTGTTGTTAACTGACTCATAATCTGATAAGCAGCCTGAACTGATGGAAGTATTACAAAGGTTGCTGACAAAACAGTAACTATAATACCTTGCAATAATAAAATATGACTTGCAATACCATTTTTATTTGTATAATGCCACCATCTTGGTAAATATCCTGCTTTTCCTATTGTAAGCATACCTGCTGAAGGTCCTGCTACCCAGGTTACTATTCCAGCCAATACCCCTATTGCAAGAGCTATTGCTATAATTGGTGCAAGCCAGCTTAAACCTGCCCATTCAAACATCTTATAATATGTAATTAGCAGACTTTGTGTAAGATTGATATCTTTTTGAGGTATTACAAATGCAATTGCAAGAGTTCCAAAAACAAATATTGCCACTGTACCAACAGCTGCAATCATTATTGCTAATGGATATGTTTTAGATGAATTTTCAACATCTTTGACGTGAATTGCATTCATTTCCATTCCCGCATAGAATAAGAAAATACTTGCAGCAAGTACTATATTATTAAAATCAGTAAAGTCTGGAATTATCTTTGAAAAATCTACACTTATCTGTGGAGTTTCACCTGAAAATACATATGCAAATCCCAAAATTACCAATACAATAGCTGGAATTATTGTTCCTATAATTCCTCCCCATTTAGCAACTTTTGAGAATGTTTTTAATCCCTTTGAAGCTATATATGTGGCTATCCAGTAAATTATCAACACTACAATTAAGACAAACATCTTATTTGCTGATAGAGTTCCAGCTACTTGTTCATTTGGATCTATAAATGCCAATGACACAGCTCCAAATGTAAGTGCTGTTGGAAACCATATTGTAACTTCTGCCCAAAGTAAAAACATAGCCAAGAAAGCTAATTTAGGACCAAAAGCTTCTCCAACCCATCTGAAAACTCCTCCTTTTTCTGGCCAACCAGTTGCAAGTTCTGCAGCTACAAGTGAAACTGGTATTAAGAAAAAGATAGCAGCAAAAATATAATAAAATATTGAACTCATTCCATATTCTGCTTCTGCAGGAAGTCCACGTAGACTTACAACTGCAACTATATTCATCATAATCAGAGCACCTATGGTGAGTTTGGAACCTTTACTATTTTCCTTAGGATTAGTAGTAACTACTTTTTTTTCATCACTCATTTTTATATCCCTCCAACAAATTAAAATTCAAATATGAACTCAAATGCTGATAGAGTTATTTACATTATAGAATTATTTACCATTATGATTAAATGATCCAGCTTCTTTTTCACTAAGATTATCCAATACACGATGAGTTTTGAAGAATTCCAATGTTCTCTTCATATCTTCTATCAATAGCTCTGCTAAATCAAGTCCAACTCCTCTACGAACTAATATTCTCTGAATAACTATTTCCTGAGCATTAGCTGGTAATGAATATGCTGGAACCTGCCATCCTCTACTTCTTAATTTATCAGCAAAGTCGTAGAGATTGAAGTTTACTTCTGCACCTTCTTTTAATTTCCAACATAATGCAGGAATTCCTTTCTTCTCATCTCCATCATAGATGACCTCAAATATACCCATCTTACCTATCTCTTTTGCCAAATATTGAGCTGTTTTGTAACAATTCATATGAATCTTCCTATATCCTTCTTCTCCAAGTCTTAAGAAATTATAGTACTGAGCTATTATCTGTCCAGCTGGTCTTGAGAAGTTTAATTGGAATACAGGCATATCTCCACCTAAATAGTTAACATGGAATATAAGTCTTTCAGGTAAATCACTCTTATCTCTCCATAAAACCCATCCACAACCAAGAGGTGCCAATCCAAATTTATGTCCTGAAGTACTTATTGATTTAACTCTTGGATTTTTAAAGTCCCAATTTACTTCAGGTGCACAGAATGGTGCTAAAAATCCACCAGAAGCACCATCTACATGAAGATCCACAGTTAATCCAGTATCTTCTTCCAACTTATCCAAAGCTTTGATAAGTTCATCTACTGGCTCGTACATACTTGTAAAAGTAAGTCCTAATGTAGTTACAACTCCTATTGTATTCTCATCGATGTACTCTAACATACTCTTGGCATCCATATAAAATCTGTCTTTTTCCATTGGAACCTGTCTCAATTCAATATCCCAATATCTGGCAAATTTTTCCCAGCACACTTGAACTGGTCCACAAACTAAGTTTGGTTTTCTGTAATCTTTTCCCTCTTTTTCTCTTTTTTCTCTCCAACGATAATACATTGCTAAACCACCGAGCATACAAGCTTCTGAAGAACCAACTGTAGATGTTCCAATTGCTTTATCTACATCTGGGGCATGCCATAGATTTGCAAGAATATTTACGCATCTTCCTTCTAATGCTGCTGTCTGAGGATATTCATCTTTATCTATCATATTTTTATTTATTGATAGATCCATTAGTTTTCTAACTTCCTCATCTTCATAAGTTTGACAAAAAGTGGCTAAGTTTTGTCTAGCATTACCATCTAGGAATAGTTCATCTCTAATTAGCTCAAAAGCTACTTTTGGATCTAATTCCTTTTTAGGTATCTGCTTACGGGGTAACATTTGAACTGCTTCAGAACTGGCAAAAATACTGTCCACACAACTATTTTTCTTTTCAAAAACGCTCATATTCATACCTCCTACAAGAATTATTAGACACATAACTCTCACTATTATGTCATTAATATTATACACCTCATTTCATAAAAATGTAAATAATAAAAATAAAATATTTGCATTTAAATTATTAAATGAAAACATTTTTTTATCAAAAGAGCCAATTTTTGCCTTTTACATTATTTATAGTTCATTTATAAAAAAACTGGTCTCCTATTGTGGAAACCAGTTTAAAATAAACTTATTAAATTCTGTACATACTATGTAATATTATTCTCTACAAATTCCTTGTTCTTTAGCTAGTTTTTCGACTGCTTGAGCCACTGCTTCAGATACTCTAGGGTCAAATGCATCTGGAATAATATATTCTTTTGTTAATTCTTCTTCTTTTAATAATCCTGCAAGTCCATGAGCTGCTGCAAGTTTCATCTCTTCAGTTATTTTCTTAGCTTTTGCTCTTAGTGCTCCTTTAAATAATCCAGGGAATACTAATACGTTGTTGATTTGGTTTGGATAGTCTGATCTTCCAGTTCCAACTATTGTAGCTCCTGCTTCTAAAGCATCCTCAGGCATGATCTCAGGTGTTGGGTTAGCCATAGCAAATACTATTGCATTACGATTCATAGTTTTTACCATCTCTTTTGAAAGTACATTTGGTGCAGAAACTCCTACAAATACGTCTGCTCCTACTATAGCCTCTTTTAATCCACCTTTCATATCAGTTTCATTTGTAATTTCAGCTAATTCTTTTTTAGAAAAGTCATATTTTTCCTTTTCTGATCTTCTTAAAATTCCATGTCTATCAACTGCAATTACATTTTTTACACCTAAGCTTAATAATAGTTTTATTATAGAGCTTCCTGCTGCTCCGGCTCCATTTACAACTACTTTGATATCTTCAACTTTTTTATTTACTACTTTAAGTGCATTGATAAGTCCTGCTACAACAACAATAGCTGTTCCATGTTGGTCATCATGGAATACAGGTATATCAAGTTCCTCTTTAAGTCTTCTTTCTATCTCAATACATCTAGGTGCAGAGATATCTTCAAGGTTGATTCCACCTAATCCTGGTGCTAATAACTTAACTGTTCTTATGATCTCTTCAGGATCTTTAGTATCTAAGCAGATTGGAAATGCATCTACTCCACCAAATTCTTTAAATAATACACATTTTCCTTCCATTACTGGTAATGCTGCTTCAGGACCAATATCTCCAAGTCCTAATACTGCAGTTCCATCAGTTATTACAGCTACTATATGTCCTTTAGCTGTATATTTATAAACATCATTTTTATTTGCAGCTATTTTTCTACAAGGTTCTGCAACACCTGGTGAATAAGCAAGACTTAAATCCTCTCTATTATTTACCTCAACTTTAGAGATAACAGATATTTTTCCTTGTTTTTTTTCGTGAAGCTCTAGAGCTTTTTCATATACGTTTAACATTTCCATCCTCCAATTTTTCTCTTTATATTTAAAATTAAAAAAATTACTATTTTCCTTTATAACTCATTATATTACTTTTTTTGAAATAAGTAAAGTAAAAAATGTATTATTTTAGAATAAATATACCGATATAGTACATTAATTTTAACTGAGGTATCTTTTGAAAAAATATTTTTAATTAATAGGATATAATCCCGCTTCCTAAAACAAATCCATCTTCATATATTACTAGATGTTGTCCAGGAGCAGTGTGTTTATTTCCCTCTAAATATTTGAAATACACCTCTCCATCTCTTTTTTCAATAGTTCCTAAAGCACCTGTACTTGAAAATCTTGGTCTTCCTAAAAGAACTTTATTTTGAAGTTCATTTAAAGAAACTGCCTCTTTATATTCTAAAAGTTTTACTTCCTTTACTGTTAAATCCTCATATTCTCCCAAAACAATCTCATTTTTTTCAGGATTTATTTTTATAATAAAATATGGTCTTGATTTTTTAAGGTTAAGTCCTCTTCTCTGTCCTAAAGTATAAAGCTGATACCCTTCATGTTGCCCTAAGATTACGCCATTTTTATCTACAAAGTTTCCTTTTACTATTTTACTGTCCAAATTCTTTTTCAAAAATTCCAGATATCCCTCTTTTGCAAAACATATACCCTGACTATCCTTCTTTTCAGCAACTTCTAGCTTAGCCTCTTTTGCAATCTCTCTTATTTCAGATTTGGTATATCTTTCAAGTGGGAATAAAAGTCTTTGAAGTTTTTCTGTATCCAGTCTGCTCAACATATAACTTTGATCTTTTTTTACGTCCTTAGCAACTTTTAAAAGATATTTTTTATACTTACTATTATATTCAACTGAGCAGTAATGACCTGTTGCAACATAGTATGCTCCATATCTATCTGCCATATCAAAGAGGATTTTATACTTAACTCTTTCGTCACAAATAACACATGGTGATGGAGTGATTCCCTTTGAATATCCATCTATGAAAGGATTGATTACTTCATGCTCAAATATCTCTGCAATATCAACTTCAATATGTTTAATACCTATAAAATCAGCTACCCTTTTCGCAGCCTCTACCTCTTTTTCAAGGTCAGAATTTCTTTTATGATTAAGAGTGACACCTAAAACCTCATACCCTGCTTTCTTCAACAAATAAGCTGATACAGAGGAATCAACTCCTCCACTCATTCCAATTACTACTTTCTTTTTATCCATATTATCCTCTTATTTTTTTATATGAATCTCTCCTATATCAAAATATCTTATCTCTTCTCCACAATTTACTTCTAATCTTCCATCATTTTCTATTTTTCCTGCAACTCCACGACCAATACTTATATTGTCTTTCCCTATCTCTATCTCTTTACCATAAAGATAATTATATCTATTTATCTCTCTATTTATAGTTTCCCAGTTATAATCTTCCATTATCATTTTAAATTCATTTATTATGCAGTAGATTATATCCTTTATAATATAATTTTTTCCACTCTTTAGAGATATTGATGTAGCTTTATCATTTGCATATCCAAAATCAGTGTTATTGATATTTATACCAATTCCAATTACAAACCAGTTATCTACTTTTTCAACAAGTATCCCACAAAGTTTCTTATCATCAAGATATATATCATTAGTCCATTTGAATTTATATTCTAAAGGCTCTATCTTACGAAGTCCTTTTAAAACAGCTATTCCCACTGTAAGTGGAAGTCTTGTATACTCTTTTTCATCTAAACTATCCCCATTAAAAGCAAAAGAAAAAAGTGCCATTCCTCTATTTGATACCCAATGATTTCCTCTTCTTCCAACTCCTGCACTCTGTGTATCTGCTATAACACAGTCATAATTTTCTTTATTTTCCAAATCTTTTAAATATCTATTTGTAGAGTCAATCTCTTCAAATTTAAATACTCTCATTCCTTCGCTCCTAAATAAAAAAGTTGAAAACAACCCTCACGAGTCATTCTCAACTTATTTTATCATAAATGAATTATTTTTTTAACAAAAATTTTCATACTACATATATCTTACAAAAAGATATATTGTAGCTACTAGAAGTGTTTCAAATGCAATAAGTCCACCAAATTTGAAGAACTTAAAGAAGTCAATTTTACATCCTGCTTTTGCTGCAGCTCCAACTGCAACTACGTTTGTAGCAGAACTTAGAATTGTGATATTTCCTCCTAGACATGATCCAAATGAAAGTGCCCACCAAAATGCCTGTGTATTTCCTATATGAGTAAAAGATGGTACCATTACAGCTAGGATTTTTGACATTGTTGCAGCATTTGCAACGTTTCCTATTATCGATGTAAATACAGCTGATATCCAAGTTACTGCAATAACAGCCATATCAAATTTACCTGTTGTAAGAGATATTAATTTATCTCCAATCATTGTAATAATATGAAGGTTTTCTATTCCTCTAATCATCATAAATAATCCTATAAAGAAGAATAAAGTTTCCCATTCAACATTTTCAAATACTTCTTTTGGTTTTCTTTTTGCAAGTATTACCAATATTACAGCTCCTGAAAGTGCTATAATAGCAAGTCCTTTATTTATAAAGTTGTTAAGAACAAATCCAACTAAAACTAAAATAAAGATTACTGCTGCTTCTTTTAAAAGTTTTGGCTCCTTCAAACTTCTTGAAGAATCCAATTCCATGATTCTAGCTTTTAATTCATTTGATACCACCATGTGTCTTCCATAGATTAAGTATACATTTGTAATTAAAATAATCATAGAAATAATACCTATTGGAGCAGTATTCATTAGGAAATCGTTAAATCCTAAATGTCCTTCTGCACCGATGATCAATTGTGTTGGGTCACCAATCAATGTAGCAACTCCACCAATGTTAGCTGACATTACTTCAGTTATAACAAATGGGAATGGATCAAGTTTCAACTGTTTTGCAAGTAAGATTGAAACTGGAGCCATCAACAATATTGTTGTAACGTTATCAAGAAATGCAGAACATAGTGCTGTTACAATTGCTAAAAGAACAACCAATCTGAAAGGTTCTCCTCTTACAAGCTGTGCAACTTTGATAGCGAACCATTGGAATACCCCTGTTTCTGAAATCATGTGAACAATTATCATCATACCAATTAAAAGAAATAAAATTTCCAATCTTTCAGAGACAGCTTCTAACGCATCCTCTTCATTGATTATACCAATCAGTGCCATTATCAAACCACCAATCATTGTTGCCCAAGCTGATGGAATTTTTTCCGTAATCATTAAATAGAATACAGAAACAAACACTATCAATCCAATTATTATATATAACATTCCGTTTTATCCTCCTTAGTTATCTACCCCACTATTCAAATAAAAAGAACTATTATATGTGTAGTACCTTTTTGATGATATCTGATCTTTTTATCATTCCATAATATTTTCCATCATCATCAACTACATAAAGTCTTGTAATTCCTTTATTTACCATAATAAAGCAGATTTCCATAATTGGAGCTTTTTTATCTATTACAATATCCTTTGAAACTCTATACAAATCTTTTATTGTTACTTTTGATTCATTAACTAGATACTCTTCAAATGGTTCTCCAACTGTTAAAAAGTTCAAATCTTTCATTAGAGAAAGGTAATCTGGCATACCATATGCTATCAATTCTCTCTCTGTAATTTCTCCTAAAAAAGTCCCGTTTCCATCAACAACTGGAAGACCACTTGTTTCTTCAAGAATAAGTCTTTTAGCTATCTCTTCAAGTGTGTTTTCTGGTGTTGCTGGTTTTACATCTGGACTTAACACATCTTCAGCAACTATTTTATGATCAAATTCAATATCTGCTTCTTGAATATACTCGATAACCTTTTTAGGGTTTCTCTCTTTCTTAATCTTTTCAAGAAGCTCTTTCTTTCTAAGTGCTAATTTTGATACAGCACTCATTACTTTTAAGATATTTTTATTTTTCAATACATCTGAAATAATTAAAAATATCAAAGTAACCTGATCAGTTAGATGTGTTGCTGCAATACCTCCTTCAACGGGCTTGTCTAGCAGACCAATTGCAACAATAAAATCGTTAAGATTTTCAATTCTTGCGTGTGGTATTGCTATTCCACTCCCTATACCTGTTGGAATTTCTCTCTCTCTTCTTATTACCGCATCCTGAATAAGTTGCTTTGACGCATTTACTTTCTTATCCTTTTCTGCAATCCTATCAACCATCTCTACTATTATCTCTTCTGGATTCTCTCCTTTTAAATCGGTAAAGATAAATTGTGGATCTAAGTAACTAGAAAATTTCATAACTTCCACTCTCCTTATTAAATATTTATAAAATTTAAAAAATTAAAAACATGCTGCTTCCCCACTATATATACTATTTAAAAACACAAAGAAAATAATAAAATCCTTTATTATTTCATTACTGTTCTTAACTGAACATAGTATACTCCTAATACGGAAAAAATACAATTTATTTTTTTAAAAAAACGGGATAATTTATCCTAATCATCATTTGCATAAATTATCCCTGTTTTATTTATAATTTTGTTATATTATACAACGTATTTCGTTATATAATCTTAGGCAGAATCGCCATTCCGTAAACAGGACCTGAATGTGAACCAATTGTAGCACCAATTTCAAATCTTCCTTTGTAATCCACTCTTGTGTTTCCAATATTTTGATTTCTCATTTCATCAGCACTTGCTAATTCTTTTGGAGTTCCACCCCATCCTGTATATAGAAGAATACTGTTTTTCTTGCTTGCATTTTTTATAAGTCTTTCTAAATATGACGCAGCACCTGACTCTCCTATTGCTTTTCCTTGAACAGCAAGTTCTCCATCGTCCATTTTTATAATAGGCTTAACTTTTAAGAAGCCTCCAATTACTGAAGACGCTCTTCCTATTCTACCACCTTTTTCAAGATATTCCAACTCATTAACTACGAAATATAGTTTAATCTTATCTTGAATTTGATATATTCTGCTTAATATCTCTTCAACAGTTGCATTTTTCTTTGCCATTTTAGCAGCTTCTAAAGCTTGGTATCCAAGAGCCATTGTTACTTGTTTTGAGTCAACAATTGTAATGTTATCTCCCTTATCAATCATACCTTTAGCAACTCTTGCAGCTTGTTGAGTTCCACTCAATTTACTTGAAATATGGATAGATATAATTTTCTTATATCCCTGTTTAAATAATTTTTCATATAATGCTTTAAACTCAGCAGGAGAGGGTTGAGATGTTTTTGGAAGTATTCTATCATTAAGTATTCTCTTCCAGAACTCTTTTCTATTAAGTTCCACTCCCTCTTTATAGTAATTGTCTCCAAGTTTAATCTTAAGAGGTATTATTGAGATATTAAGATCTCCTATAAATTCCTCTGTTAAGTCTGAAGTTGAATCTGTTACAATTGCAATTTCAGGTAACTCAGGATCTCTGTTTTCTATATATAAATAGTATGGATAGTTATCCTGTCCAGTTAGAAGCTCCTCTTTCATAATGCTGCTTACCCCTCTTACAAGTGAAGTAGCTCCATCATCTGCATCTTTACCAATAGCAGCAACTACATTTATAGATTTATCAGTTATATATTTTGCAACTATAGCTTTCATAAGATCTGCAAGAGATGTATCTTTAGCTTTAATTGCACCATTTATAAGAGCAATAAACTCTCCATTTTTTATAACTATATCGTCAACTTTAGTGTCTCTTACAGCTTTTGTGATTTCAACAGATGTATTGAATTTTAGATTTTCAAGAACAGTTTCAAATTTTTCCATTTTATTTTTTACTATATAGTATCCTTCAAGCATACTCTTTGTTTCAACTACTAATACTTCCTTATTTGATCTTTGTGCAGCAAGTTTAGCAGTTGCAATTATGTTCTTGTTATTTGGAAGAAGTATAATCT harbors:
- a CDS encoding DegV family EDD domain-containing protein is translated as MKLEIKVLNAMRLTKLLIAASRWLSKYADILNDLNVYPVPDGDTGTNMSMTLQSVENELVKLDHEPDMNELADIVSEAVLLGARGNSGTILSQIIQGFLLGVRDKEEITVDDAARAFVMAKEKAYAAVSNPVEGTMLTVIRRVAEEAVAYKGNKDDFILFLVHLKNVAKAAVEETPNLLPKLKEAGVVDAGGKGIFYVLEGFEKSVTDPEMLKDLQRIVESQATRKERMEYSQVEEEDIKFRYCTEFIIESGKFDLEEYKKEIIELGDSMVCAQTARKTKTHIHTNHPGKVLEIAVSYGQLNNIKIENMVYQHQNLLVSDKEIKNNDRFIIKNENTDTKAYFAVADNAELGNYFIKAGASGVLLGGQTKNPSVSDIEEGLKQITCSKIILLPNNKNIIATAKLAAQRSNKEVLVVETKSMLEGYYIVKNKMEKFETVLENLKFNTSVEITKAVRDTKVDDIVIKNGEFIALINGAIKAKDTSLADLMKAIVAKYITDKSINVVAAIGKDADDGATSLVRGVSSIMKEELLTGQDNYPYYLYIENRDPELPEIAIVTDSTSDLTEEFIGDLNISIIPLKIKLGDNYYKEGVELNRKEFWKRILNDRILPKTSQPSPAEFKALYEKLFKQGYKKIISIHISSKLSGTQQAARVAKGMIDKGDNITIVDSKQVTMALGYQALEAAKMAKKNATVEEILSRIYQIQDKIKLYFVVNELEYLEKGGRIGRASSVIGGFLKVKPIIKMDDGELAVQGKAIGESGAASYLERLIKNASKKNSILLYTGWGGTPKELASADEMRNQNIGNTRVDYKGRFEIGATIGSHSGPVYGMAILPKII